The following proteins are encoded in a genomic region of Shewanella aestuarii:
- a CDS encoding YfbR-like 5'-deoxynucleotidase codes for MKAAFNFEWFISEEIANVVGEENLARIALSQITEARETGDTQGELWIAINGSEHKGYWSLNIDEQEIDEDEDACSHESVASIEVNEPSPFMALSQRQIHLKRWPLMRGVTGEDNVLGHSASVAHIGLMMALIANKNGADFDLTEVLVYGLLHDLQEVVCQDVAQPSKNSSPELAAAFDAFEKKALKAMIGTLPTALQDFYTTHLSPSPEVKTLIKNADIYDALRKSQDECEAGNHKEFGLAYSRLQQEVKTRSETNTYLKEFHQTFGQAYSWSFDKLVAHSHI; via the coding sequence ATGAAAGCAGCATTTAATTTTGAGTGGTTCATTAGTGAAGAAATTGCAAACGTCGTTGGTGAAGAAAACCTTGCTCGCATTGCGCTCTCACAAATCACGGAAGCCCGTGAGACTGGTGATACTCAAGGCGAACTATGGATAGCGATTAATGGTAGCGAACACAAAGGCTACTGGTCATTGAATATTGATGAGCAAGAGATTGATGAAGATGAAGATGCGTGCTCTCATGAAAGTGTAGCCTCGATTGAAGTCAATGAGCCAAGTCCATTCATGGCGTTAAGTCAGCGTCAAATCCATTTAAAAAGATGGCCATTAATGCGCGGTGTGACGGGCGAAGATAATGTGTTAGGCCACTCGGCCAGTGTTGCTCATATTGGCTTAATGATGGCGTTAATTGCCAATAAAAATGGTGCTGATTTTGATTTAACTGAAGTGCTTGTCTATGGATTGCTACATGATTTACAAGAGGTGGTTTGCCAAGATGTTGCGCAGCCATCTAAAAACTCATCACCAGAGCTAGCGGCAGCATTTGATGCGTTTGAGAAAAAGGCATTAAAGGCAATGATAGGTACCTTACCGACTGCCCTACAGGATTTTTATACCACTCACCTTTCACCAAGCCCAGAAGTGAAAACGCTTATTAAGAATGCGGATATCTATGATGCACTGCGTAAATCACAAGATGAATGTGAAGCGGGAAATCATAAAGAATTTGGTTTGGCTTATAGCCGTTTGCAGCAAGAAGTGAAAACTCGATCAGAAACCAATACGTATTTAAAAGAGTTTCACCAAACGTTTGGCCAAGCGTATTCATGGTCATTCGATAAATTGGTTGCTCATTCACACATATAA